DNA sequence from the Sulfuricurvum sp. genome:
AAAAGAAAGTTTATTATCAGCATCTGAAATTCGGCTCCACTCGATAAATGTCGCTCCAGGGATATGCCCGCCACGTGCAACATTATCCATTTTACGTTCACCGATGATCTCTGCGATACCGCGAGAATCAATAATAACGTATTTAGAGTTTTTCCCATTTTTAAGGATATCTTCCATCGCGTGTTTTACTTCTTCTTTATCCGCGATTGCAGTATAGTCGATTTTCTTTGGGTCAATTTTATATGTTTTTGGTTGATCGACCTCTTCGCCTTTAACAACTAAGAGACGCTTTTCGACATCATCCATTTTTGCTTTCAAAGCTTTCATATCTGTATCAGCTTTTGCAATTGATGCACCCAATGCAACTTTATCAGCGTCTGGAGCTTTTAACTTCTCTTTATCCGCTTTTTGAGTTTTTTTGATCTCTTTATATTCACTGTTTAAAGTATCATATTCTTTTTGCGCCGGATCGACTGCCATGATCGCTGCACGTCCACCATTCAGAACTTTAACGTTTTTATGTCCGTAGCTTTTGAAGAATGAATAAACACCTGTCGCATTTGGACCCTTAAAGTCATCATAGGCAATAATTGTCATATCATTACTGATACCTTTTTTGCCAATAATTTCTTCTGCATCATCGATACAGCGGTATAAAGGCGCACAATGCATCGTACCGTCGATGTCTGAGTGGTGCAAATGGTGAGCATACATCTCTACAGAACCTTTAATATGACCGAGTTTATAAATATCCTCATTGTCACCTGAAACAAACATCACCTTCGGGTTGCCGATCAGCTTGACTGCTTCGTCAGCAGAAATAAGAATATTCTTATCTGCATACCCATCGGCTGCCATCACTGATGACGCCGATAATGATGCAACCACACAGAGTGATTTTAACCATCTGTTCATCCGTGCTCCTTTTTTTTTATAAATGTGCACACTAATGTGCATTAATATATGGAATTACCGT
Encoded proteins:
- a CDS encoding rhodanese-like domain-containing protein, producing the protein MNRWLKSLCVVASLSASSVMAADGYADKNILISADEAVKLIGNPKVMFVSGDNEDIYKLGHIKGSVEMYAHHLHHSDIDGTMHCAPLYRCIDDAEEIIGKKGISNDMTIIAYDDFKGPNATGVYSFFKSYGHKNVKVLNGGRAAIMAVDPAQKEYDTLNSEYKEIKKTQKADKEKLKAPDADKVALGASIAKADTDMKALKAKMDDVEKRLLVVKGEEVDQPKTYKIDPKKIDYTAIADKEEVKHAMEDILKNGKNSKYVIIDSRGIAEIIGERKMDNVARGGHIPGATFIEWSRISDADNKLSFKSQDELKKVYASYGVTPDKTIYAYCQVGAGRGSEHITALQLLGYKNVKVFTGSWDVWGNDMNLPIKR